A stretch of Anaeromyxobacter dehalogenans 2CP-1 DNA encodes these proteins:
- a CDS encoding phosphoenolpyruvate carboxykinase (GTP), translating into MSTSPAARPTSNAHLLGWVDEMAKLCKPDRVYWCDGSEAEKKRLTDDAVAAKVLIPLDQQKWPGCHYHHSNSSDVARVEHLTFICTPTKEQAGPTNNWMEPKEAYRKLGAIFDGSMKGRTMYVVPYVMGPSTSPFAKVGIEITDSVYVALNMGIMARMGKVALDRLGDSDEFNRGLHSVADCNPERRFICHFPQDNTIWSVGSGYGGNALLGKKCLALRIASYLAKNEGWLAEHMLILEAESPTGEKQYVAAAFPSACGKTNFAMMIPPAAFPGWKIRTVGDDISWMRVGEDGRLWAVNPENGYFGVAPGTNRKTNPNAMDSVRKDTIFTNVARTPDGDIWWEGMDHEAPAELIDWKGQPWKKGSTEKAAHPNSRFTAPAKNNPAISPLVDDPKGVPISAIIFGGRRSTTVPLVLEAFNWTHGVYLGSTMGSETTAAATGQVGVVRRDPMAMLPFIGYDCGSYLQHWLDMQSRIPNPPKIFLVNWFRKSAEGKFLWPGYGDNMRVLKWMLDRAAGRAPAKETLLGYTPGDSGLDLHGLDVSKDAIAAATQIDLGEWEQELESQSEWFEKLGKTLPRPLALQRELLLERVRAARKVK; encoded by the coding sequence ATGTCCACCTCTCCTGCCGCTCGTCCCACGTCGAACGCGCACCTCCTCGGCTGGGTCGACGAGATGGCGAAGCTCTGCAAGCCCGATCGCGTCTACTGGTGCGACGGCTCCGAGGCCGAGAAGAAGCGGCTGACCGACGACGCCGTCGCCGCCAAGGTCCTCATCCCGCTCGATCAGCAGAAGTGGCCCGGCTGCCACTACCACCACTCGAACTCGAGCGACGTCGCCCGCGTCGAGCACCTCACCTTCATCTGCACGCCGACGAAGGAGCAGGCCGGCCCGACCAACAACTGGATGGAGCCGAAGGAGGCCTACCGGAAGCTCGGCGCCATCTTCGACGGGTCGATGAAGGGCCGCACCATGTACGTGGTGCCGTACGTGATGGGCCCGAGCACCTCACCCTTCGCGAAGGTCGGCATCGAGATCACCGACTCCGTGTACGTGGCCCTGAACATGGGGATCATGGCGCGCATGGGGAAGGTGGCGCTCGACCGCCTCGGCGACTCGGACGAGTTCAACCGCGGCCTGCACTCGGTCGCCGACTGCAACCCCGAGCGCCGCTTCATCTGCCACTTCCCGCAGGACAACACCATCTGGTCGGTGGGCTCCGGCTACGGCGGCAACGCGCTGCTCGGCAAGAAGTGCCTCGCGCTCCGCATCGCCAGCTATCTCGCGAAGAACGAGGGCTGGCTCGCCGAGCACATGCTGATCCTCGAGGCGGAGAGCCCGACCGGCGAGAAGCAGTACGTCGCGGCCGCGTTCCCGTCGGCCTGCGGCAAGACGAACTTCGCCATGATGATCCCGCCCGCCGCGTTCCCGGGCTGGAAGATCCGGACGGTCGGCGACGACATCTCCTGGATGCGGGTGGGCGAGGACGGCCGCCTCTGGGCGGTGAACCCGGAGAACGGCTACTTCGGCGTGGCCCCGGGCACGAACCGGAAGACGAACCCCAACGCGATGGACTCGGTCCGCAAGGACACCATCTTCACCAACGTCGCCCGCACGCCGGACGGCGACATCTGGTGGGAGGGGATGGACCACGAGGCGCCGGCCGAGCTGATCGACTGGAAGGGCCAGCCCTGGAAGAAGGGCTCCACCGAGAAGGCGGCGCACCCGAACAGCCGCTTCACCGCGCCGGCGAAGAACAACCCCGCCATCTCGCCGCTGGTGGACGATCCGAAGGGCGTGCCCATCTCGGCCATCATCTTCGGCGGGCGGCGCTCCACCACGGTCCCGCTGGTGCTCGAGGCGTTCAACTGGACGCACGGCGTGTACCTGGGCTCGACCATGGGCTCGGAGACCACCGCCGCCGCCACCGGCCAGGTCGGCGTGGTCCGCCGCGACCCGATGGCGATGCTGCCGTTCATCGGCTACGACTGCGGGAGCTACCTGCAGCACTGGCTCGACATGCAGTCGCGCATCCCGAACCCGCCCAAGATCTTCCTGGTGAACTGGTTCCGGAAGAGCGCCGAGGGCAAGTTCCTGTGGCCGGGCTACGGCGACAACATGCGCGTGCTGAAGTGGATGCTCGACCGCGCCGCCGGCCGCGCGCCCGCCAAGGAGACGCTGCTCGGGTACACACCGGGTGACTCGGGCCTCGACCTGCACGGCCTCGACGTCTCGAAGGACGCGATCGCGGCCGCGACCCAGATCGACCTCGGCGAGTGGGAGCAGGAGCTGGAGTCGCAGTCCGAGTGGTTCGAGAAGCTCGGCAAGACGCTGCCCCGGCCGCTCGCGCTCCAGCGCGAGCTGCTGCTCGAGCGCGTCCGCGCCGCCCGCAAGGTGAAGTAG